One window of Triticum dicoccoides isolate Atlit2015 ecotype Zavitan chromosome 5A, WEW_v2.0, whole genome shotgun sequence genomic DNA carries:
- the LOC119303202 gene encoding probable WRKY transcription factor 57, which produces MAGAAGDGPEGVGGGGDWPPFAGDAFGDYSSSVFAELGGWSDGLGAGAGDLPPLDLPAASASAQVQLAPSDEIMPAASGEPAGATSSCSSGDGGAAAAAENADKPQSAADAASMKPTTAGKKGQKRARQQRFAFVTKSEVDHLEDGYRWRKYGQKAVKNSPFPRSYYRCTNSKCTVKKRVERSSEDPSVVITTYEGQHCHHQTSFQRGGMHFHGGATVALAEQMSFVSTQQLYNLPPLRRQQMNPASSESAVSSVPPSLQQLNGGDELRRSTSYSPMASATQTPSSLVPPDVSFDMGLLGDIVPPGVRNG; this is translated from the exons atggccggcgccgcgggcgacgggCCGGAGGGGGTGGGCGGAGGCGGGGActggccgccgttcgccggcgatgcCTTCGGGGATTACTCGTCGTCGGTGTTCGCGGAGCTCGGCGGATGGTCTGATGGCCTCGGCGCGGGCGCCGGGGACCTGCCACCGCTGGATCTGCCGGCGGCGAGCGCGTCCGCGCAGGTCCAGCTGGCTCCGTCGGACGAGATCATGCCGGCCGCGTCAGGCGAGCCCGCCGGCGCCACGTCCTCCTGCtccagcggcgacggcggcgccgcAGCCGCCGCGGAGAACGCCGACAAGCCGCAGTCCGCCGCCGACGCAGC GAGCATGAAGCCGACGACGGCGGGGAAGAAGGGGCAGAAGCGGGCGCGGCAGCAGCGGTTTGCCTTCGTGACCAAGAGCGAAGTTGATCACCTCGAGGATGGGTACAGATGGAGGAAGTATGGGCAGAAAGCCGTCAAGAACAGCCCTTTCCCAAG GAGCTACTACCGGTGCACCAACAGCAAGTGCACCGTGAAGAAGCGGGTGGAGCGGTCGTCGGAGGACCCCTCCGTGGTGATCACCACCTACGAGGGCCAGCACTGCCACCACCAGACCTCCTTCCAGCGCGGTGGCATGCACTTCCACGGCGGCGCCACCGTCGCGCTCGCGGAGCAGATGTCGTTCGTGTCAACTCAGCAGCTGTACAACCTGCCGCCCCTGCGCCGACAACAGATGAATCCTGCATCGTCGGAATCCGCCGTTAGCTCCGTGCCGCCGTCTTTGCAGCAGCTCAACGGCGGCGACGAACTGCGAAGGTCGACTAGCTATAGCCCCATGGCCTCCGCGACGCAGACACCGTCCTCGTTGGTGCCTCCAGATGTTTCGTTTGACATGGGACTGCTTGGCGACATCGTGCCTCCAGGAGTAAGAAATGGATGA